The proteins below are encoded in one region of Triticum aestivum cultivar Chinese Spring chromosome 1B, IWGSC CS RefSeq v2.1, whole genome shotgun sequence:
- the LOC123077716 gene encoding atherin-like — translation MPPPGETAAPLKGPAPPAGGPTPSLEPAVGGSSPGARTAPLARPEPLGRGSCPPHTTTPIDPHPTKLSLSLLSSTTAAALIRPVIPPAGALCPHPLHLPPPSIHLYAPRLDRAGGRCQIGIGHAHGGASGSTKGSGGRQRRRRRARQRRWRRRCRRCWRGRGARRSSPGGRQRKTKPVSLLWQLYDAGHRCFSENYIQEFVTKAPHLPEDIRWHFVGHLQSNKVKSLVGTQEGAKEMLDQGVEALRAEEHIAADAGGRAGEPRIGGSADWCFYEEIGCHCLVFLCILVCL, via the exons atGCCGCCGCCTGGCGAGACGGCGGCGCCCTTGAAGGGCCCTGCGCCTCCTGCAGGGGGcccgactccgtctctggagcccgCAGTTGGTGGCTCGTCTCCTGGCGCGCGGACGGCGCCACTCGCCAGGCCTGAACCGCTAGGGCGAGGAT CGTGTCCTCCCCACACCACGACCCCGATCGACCCTCACCCCACCaaactctctctatctctcctctCATCCACAACCGCCGCCGCACTCATCCGCCCGGTGATCCCACCAGCCGGCGCCCTCTGCCCTCATCCCCTCCACCTTCCCCCACCTTCTATCCATCTATATGCCCCTAGACTAGATCGAGCAGGCGGGCGCTGTCAGATCGGGATCGGTCATGCCCACGGCGGGGCATCTGGATCCACGAAGGGGAGTGGAGGACGACAGCGGCGGCGACGGAGGGCACGGcagcgccggtggcggcggcgatgcagGCGGTGCTGGCGCGGGCGGGGCGCGCGGCGGAGCAGTCCGGGCGGGCGGCAGAGGAAGACCAAGCCGGTGTCCCTGCTGTGGCAGCTCTACGACGCCGGCCACCGCTGCTTCAGCGAGAACTACATCCAGGAGTTCGTCACCAAGGCGCCGCAT CTTCCAGAAGATATCCGGTGGCATTTTGTCGGGCACTTGCAGAGCAACAAGGTGAAATCGCTTGTAG GCACTCAGGAAGGTGCCAAGGAGATGCTGGACCAAGGCGTGGAGGCACTGCGAGCTGAAGAGCACATAGCTGCAGATGCTGGAGGCCGGGCCGGTGAGCCGAGGATTGGAGGTAGCGCTGATTGGTGTTTTTATGAAGAGATAGGATGCCACTGTTTGGTGTTTTTATGCATTTTGGTTTGCTTGTAA